Proteins encoded by one window of Flagellimonas lutaonensis:
- a CDS encoding Gfo/Idh/MocA family protein: protein MLKAGVLGAGHLGKIHLRLLQESAYYDLVGFYDPDEINAKKVADEFGYRYFDNINKLIDAVDMVDIVTPTLSHYDCAEKAIEKGKHVFIEKPVTNTLEEAEKLIEMKDRYGVKAQVGHVERFNPAFLAVKDAIDNPMFIETHRLAEFNPRGTDVPVVLDLMIHDIDAILSVVNSEVKQINASGVSVISDSPDIANARIAFENGCVANLTSSRISLKNMRKSRFFQRDAYISVDFLEKKVEVVKMKDAPENPGDFDMILQNAEGEKKQIYFENPDIRPNNAILQELETFAEAINNDTEPVVTLEQGANALKVALQIIKSFNQV, encoded by the coding sequence ATGCTAAAGGCAGGCGTGCTCGGCGCAGGGCATTTGGGTAAAATTCATCTACGATTACTGCAAGAGTCAGCGTATTATGATTTGGTCGGCTTTTACGACCCCGATGAGATAAATGCGAAAAAAGTGGCCGATGAGTTTGGTTATCGGTATTTCGACAACATCAACAAGTTGATAGATGCCGTTGATATGGTCGATATTGTGACTCCCACCCTATCGCACTACGATTGTGCCGAAAAAGCTATTGAAAAAGGCAAACATGTCTTTATCGAGAAACCGGTGACCAACACCCTTGAAGAGGCCGAAAAACTCATTGAAATGAAAGATCGATACGGTGTCAAGGCGCAGGTGGGACATGTTGAACGGTTCAACCCGGCCTTTTTGGCGGTAAAAGATGCCATTGACAACCCCATGTTCATTGAAACACATCGTCTGGCAGAATTTAACCCCCGTGGCACCGATGTACCGGTCGTACTCGATTTGATGATACATGATATCGATGCCATTTTAAGTGTCGTAAACTCCGAAGTAAAGCAGATCAATGCAAGTGGGGTGTCGGTCATCAGTGATTCGCCCGACATTGCCAATGCCCGAATTGCCTTTGAAAATGGCTGTGTGGCCAACCTGACATCGAGCCGTATCTCGCTTAAGAACATGCGCAAATCCCGCTTTTTTCAAAGGGATGCCTATATTTCGGTGGATTTCTTGGAAAAAAAGGTCGAGGTGGTAAAAATGAAGGACGCCCCAGAAAATCCGGGGGATTTCGATATGATTCTGCAAAATGCCGAAGGTGAGAAAAAACAAATCTATTTCGAAAACCCCGATATTCGGCCCAACAATGCCATTTTGCAAGAGCTTGAGACCTTTGCCGAGGCCATCAACAACGATACAGAACCAGTGGTGACCTTAGAACAGGGCGCCAATGCGCTCAAGGTTGCCCTACAAATAATAAAATCATTTAACCAAGTCTGA
- a CDS encoding 3-hydroxyacyl-CoA dehydrogenase family protein yields the protein MKKIAVIGAGTMGNGIAHVFAQNGFMVNLIDISDESLQNGLATITKNLDRMMAKETITEDVKVQTLNNISTFTVLKEGVENVDLVVEAATENIDIKLNIFNDLDAMCAPGTILATNTSSISITQIAAVTNRPDKVIGMHFMNPVPIMRLVEIIRGYSTSDEVTETIMDLSVKLGKTPTEVNDYPGFVANRILMPMINEAIETLYNGVAGVKEIDTVMKLGMAHPMGPLQLADFIGLDVCLSILNVMYDGFKNPKYAPCPLLVNMVTAGKLGIKSGEGFYNYSASRKAEKVSTQFS from the coding sequence ATGAAAAAGATCGCAGTTATCGGTGCCGGCACCATGGGCAACGGCATCGCCCATGTTTTTGCCCAAAACGGGTTTATGGTAAACCTGATAGACATTTCTGATGAATCGCTGCAAAATGGGCTGGCCACCATAACGAAAAATTTGGACAGAATGATGGCCAAAGAGACCATTACAGAAGATGTCAAGGTACAAACCCTCAACAATATTTCCACCTTCACCGTTTTGAAAGAAGGTGTTGAAAATGTCGATTTGGTGGTGGAAGCCGCCACCGAAAACATCGATATAAAACTGAACATTTTCAATGATCTTGATGCCATGTGTGCACCTGGCACCATTTTGGCCACCAACACCTCTTCCATATCAATAACCCAAATTGCCGCCGTCACCAATAGGCCCGACAAAGTTATTGGCATGCACTTCATGAACCCGGTACCCATTATGAGACTGGTCGAGATCATCAGGGGGTACAGTACCTCAGACGAGGTCACTGAAACCATCATGGACCTATCGGTCAAATTGGGCAAGACCCCTACCGAGGTGAACGACTATCCCGGTTTTGTGGCCAACCGTATTTTGATGCCCATGATCAATGAGGCCATTGAAACCCTATACAATGGTGTGGCCGGTGTCAAAGAAATCGATACCGTAATGAAACTGGGCATGGCACACCCAATGGGGCCATTGCAATTGGCAGATTTTATCGGCCTAGACGTATGCCTTTCCATTCTCAATGTGATGTATGATGGATTTAAAAATCCGAAATACGCCCCCTGTCCACTATTGGTGAACATGGTAACAGCGGGTAAATTGGGGATCAAGTCTGGCGAAGGTTTTTACAATTACTCAGCATCTAGAAAGGCCGAAAAAGTCTCGACACAGTTCAGTTGA